The following coding sequences are from one Leishmania major strain Friedlin complete genome, chromosome 36 window:
- a CDS encoding putative exosome-associated protein 4 yields the protein MKRADGRESPRAVRAIHVATNVLANCHSSACVEIGKTRVLCGVRPPQHLVQEYRGTRGRVSCQVHRSLASSSNLDNSGDRDMALALEGVAEQAVVLERIPQLLVGVLIEVVHDDGALWDAATTALCVALTAGGVEVYDTFSACSAALRHDGAIIVDLTREEAAAAMASVVVCSGLSLGGVYYCCHKGACEATTMSQLVQAATKGLQVRKVPLLEQIRNQLV from the coding sequence ATGAAGCGAGCTGACGGTCGCGAGTCTCCTCGGGCGGTGCGCGCCATTCACGTCGCCACCAACGTGCTGGCCAactgccacagcagcgcctgtgTCGAGATTGGCAAGACGCGCGTCCTGTGCGGTGTTCGCCCGCCGCAGCATCTGGTTCAGGAATACCGCGGCACGCGCGGACGTGTCAGCTGCCAAGTCCACCGCAGcttggcgtcctcgtcgaaCCTTGACAACTCTGGCGACCGCGACATGGCCCTTGCGCTGGAAGGAGTGGCAGAGCAagcggtggtgctggagcGCATTCCACAACTGCTGGTGGGGGTCCTAATTGAAGTGGTGCATGACGACGGGGCTCTATGGGATGCCGCAACGACGGCCTTGTGTGTCGCTCTCACGGCAGGTGGCGTGGAGGTCTACGACACCTTTtcggcgtgcagcgccgcactgCGGCACGATGGCGCCATAATTGTCGACCTCACgcgagaggaggcggcggcggcgatggcgagcgtGGTGGTGTGCAGTGGCCTCTCCCTCGGCGGCGTGTACTACTGCTGCCACAAAGGCGCGTGCGAGGCAACGACGATGAGTCAgctggtgcaggcggcgacgAAGGGGCTGCAGGTGCGCAAGGTCCCGCTCTTAGAGCAAATCCGGAACCAACTAGTCTAA